A DNA window from Gillisia sp. Hel1_33_143 contains the following coding sequences:
- a CDS encoding succinate dehydrogenase/fumarate reductase iron-sulfur subunit, translating into MKLTLKIWRQESAGAKGRMVDYPIDGIDGDMSFLEMLDVLNEDLVNKGEEPVEFDHDCREGICGSCSLQINGEPHGPDRFITTCQLHMRTFKDGDTIVIEPFRAKAFPVIKDLIVDRTAFDRIQQAYGYVSVNTSGNTVDANTIPVQKENADDSFNAATCIGCGACVAACKNASAMLFTSAKVSQYALLPQGKIEATERVQAMVRQMDEEGFGNCSNTGACEIECPKGISLENIARMNREYMAASTKG; encoded by the coding sequence ATGAAGCTTACATTAAAAATATGGCGTCAAGAAAGTGCCGGAGCTAAAGGGAGAATGGTAGATTATCCAATTGATGGAATAGACGGTGATATGTCTTTTCTTGAAATGTTGGATGTTCTAAATGAAGATCTTGTTAACAAGGGAGAAGAACCGGTAGAGTTTGATCATGACTGTCGTGAAGGTATTTGTGGATCTTGTTCTTTACAGATCAATGGAGAGCCGCACGGTCCTGATAGATTTATTACTACGTGCCAGTTACACATGCGCACTTTTAAAGATGGAGATACCATCGTTATAGAGCCGTTTAGAGCAAAGGCATTTCCTGTTATAAAAGATCTTATAGTAGATAGAACTGCTTTTGATAGAATTCAACAAGCCTATGGATATGTTTCTGTAAATACTTCAGGAAATACTGTAGATGCTAATACTATCCCTGTACAGAAAGAGAATGCAGATGATTCTTTTAATGCAGCAACGTGTATTGGTTGTGGAGCTTGTGTAGCTGCTTGTAAGAATGCAAGTGCTATGTTGTTTACCTCTGCTAAAGTTTCTCAATATGCTTTACTTCCTCAAGGAAAAATTGAAGCTACAGAGAGAGTTCAGGCTATGGTAAGACAAATGGATGAAGAAGGATTTGGTAACTGTAGTAATACGGGTGCTTGTGAAATAGAATGTCCTAAAGGAATTTCTTTAGAGAACATCGCTAGAATGAATAGAGAATATATGGCAGCCTCTACAAAAGGTTAG
- a CDS encoding DUF1440 domain-containing protein, with product MSLDSFLEKNSFASNTTRGLVAGFIGGLAGTAVKSAIEQFLPVRKIEHKSAQLKIVDDLSTKITGSPISVQNEALAEQLVNFPFGGSLGAAYGYGKRNKDEMKLIDGAIFGATTWASTHETALPIVGLEAKPNDIPLRMQANELFAHVMFGLTTELVRGYVNNRLKR from the coding sequence ATGAGTCTTGACAGTTTTTTAGAAAAAAATAGTTTTGCTTCCAACACTACCCGCGGATTAGTTGCAGGTTTTATTGGTGGTTTGGCAGGTACAGCAGTAAAAAGTGCTATAGAACAATTCTTGCCTGTAAGAAAGATTGAACACAAATCTGCTCAGCTAAAGATAGTTGATGATCTTTCTACAAAGATCACAGGAAGTCCTATTTCTGTTCAAAACGAAGCCTTAGCAGAGCAATTAGTTAATTTCCCTTTTGGTGGAAGTTTAGGTGCTGCCTATGGGTATGGTAAGCGCAATAAAGATGAGATGAAGTTAATAGATGGAGCTATTTTTGGAGCGACCACTTGGGCATCTACTCATGAAACTGCTTTACCAATAGTTGGCTTAGAAGCTAAGCCAAATGATATTCCTTTAAGAATGCAGGCCAATGAGTTATTTGCACATGTTATGTTTGGACTTACTACAGAATTGGTTCGTGGTTACGTAAACAATAGATTAAAACGATAA
- a CDS encoding amidohydrolase — protein sequence MANILRTAVIQADLHWEDTAKNLELFSANIATLDDGIDLIVLPEMFSTGFSMNAEKLAEATDGRTFKWMQKIVKDRNTAITGSVIIKDGGNYYNRLYFVYPDGAFEKYDKRHTFTLAKENLTYTAGKERLVVEYKGWKICPLVCYDLRFPVWARNTEDYDLLIYVANWPETRIHAWDVLLQARAIENMSYCIGVNRTGLDGNSYKYNGHTAVYDGLGEPLIDSTSAEEFIKIVELNKSKIEELRSKLKFLQDRDQFSIKD from the coding sequence ATGGCAAATATTTTAAGAACAGCAGTTATTCAGGCAGATCTTCATTGGGAAGATACTGCTAAAAATCTAGAATTATTTTCAGCTAATATAGCGACCTTAGATGATGGGATAGATCTTATAGTACTACCTGAAATGTTTAGTACAGGATTTTCTATGAATGCTGAAAAATTAGCAGAAGCTACAGATGGCCGAACTTTTAAATGGATGCAGAAAATAGTAAAAGATAGAAATACCGCTATAACAGGTAGTGTGATAATTAAAGATGGAGGAAACTATTATAACCGATTGTACTTCGTATATCCTGATGGCGCTTTCGAAAAATATGATAAGAGGCACACCTTTACTTTGGCGAAAGAAAACCTTACTTATACTGCCGGTAAAGAACGATTGGTAGTAGAATACAAAGGATGGAAGATCTGCCCACTTGTATGTTATGATCTAAGATTTCCTGTTTGGGCACGAAATACAGAAGATTATGATCTTTTAATTTACGTTGCCAACTGGCCGGAAACCAGAATTCATGCGTGGGATGTTCTATTACAAGCCAGAGCCATTGAGAATATGTCTTATTGTATTGGAGTGAATAGAACAGGACTTGATGGTAACAGTTATAAATACAATGGGCACACGGCTGTATATGATGGCTTAGGGGAACCTTTGATCGATTCTACTTCAGCTGAAGAGTTTATTAAAATTGTAGAACTTAATAAGTCTAAAATTGAAGAGCTGAGAAGTAAATTAAAATTTCTTCAGGATCGAGATCAGTTCAGCATAAAAGACTGA